A part of Trueperaceae bacterium genomic DNA contains:
- the trmH gene encoding tRNA (guanosine(18)-2'-O)-methyltransferase TrmH, which yields MTMRRRRRIHDVLAKRQPDLTVLAEEVHKPHNLSAILRSCDAVGIGTVHAVKPTGGVATFSATSASADKWVELVLHDSVAAAVATLKASGMRVFAAHLSEQAVDYRTVDYTSPCAVLLGNEKEGVSPEAAALADEHVIIPMLGMVQSLNVSVAAAVILFEAQRQRLAAGRYDRPALSEAELATLTSRWLPRWARDDE from the coding sequence ATGACCATGCGGCGCCGCCGGCGCATCCACGACGTGCTCGCCAAGCGCCAGCCCGACCTCACCGTCCTGGCCGAGGAGGTGCACAAGCCGCACAACCTCTCGGCCATCTTGAGGAGCTGCGACGCGGTGGGGATCGGCACCGTCCACGCCGTCAAGCCGACCGGCGGGGTGGCCACCTTCAGCGCCACCAGCGCCAGCGCCGACAAGTGGGTCGAGCTTGTGCTGCACGATTCCGTCGCCGCGGCGGTCGCGACGCTCAAGGCTTCCGGCATGCGCGTCTTCGCCGCCCACCTGTCGGAGCAGGCGGTGGACTACCGCACCGTCGACTACACCTCCCCCTGCGCCGTGCTGCTCGGCAACGAGAAGGAGGGCGTCAGCCCGGAGGCCGCGGCCCTGGCCGACGAGCACGTCATCATCCCCATGCTCGGGATGGTCCAGTCCCTGAACGTCAGCGTGGCGGCCGCCGTGATCCTGTTCGAGGCGCAGCGCCAGCGGCTGGCCGCAGGCCGTTACGACCGCCCCGCCCTGAGCGAGGCGGAGCTGGCGACGCTCACGTCGCGCTGGCTGCCGCGGTGGGCGCGGGACGACGAGTGA
- a CDS encoding YbaK/EbsC family protein, producing the protein MSTHKVREYLRRFGKADAVMEFTDSSATVALAAAKVGTEPARIAKTLAFYDPTDPARAVLVVAAGDARLHNGSFKRAMGGKARMLAAADVEPLTGHPVGGVCPFANPAGARVFLDESLKRFDVVYPAAGTAASAVPMTCAELEEASNALGWVEVTNGWRDEAPAGEPESDSTKR; encoded by the coding sequence ATGTCGACGCACAAGGTGAGGGAGTACCTGAGGCGCTTCGGGAAGGCCGACGCGGTCATGGAGTTCACGGATTCGAGCGCCACCGTCGCGCTGGCGGCCGCGAAGGTCGGCACCGAGCCGGCGCGAATCGCCAAGACGCTCGCGTTCTACGATCCCACCGACCCGGCGCGCGCCGTCCTGGTGGTCGCGGCCGGCGACGCCCGGCTGCACAACGGCTCGTTCAAGCGCGCGATGGGCGGCAAGGCGCGCATGCTGGCCGCCGCCGACGTCGAGCCCCTCACGGGCCACCCGGTCGGCGGCGTGTGCCCCTTCGCCAACCCCGCGGGCGCCAGGGTGTTCCTCGATGAGTCGCTCAAGAGGTTCGACGTCGTCTACCCGGCGGCGGGCACGGCGGCCTCGGCCGTGCCCATGACGTGCGCCGAGCTGGAGGAGGCGTCCAACGCGCTGGGTTGGGTGGAGGTCACGAACGGCTGGCGCGACGAGGCGCCCGCCGGCGAGCCGGAATCCGACTCGACCAAGCGGTAG